GACCGGGTACGTCGATCGGATCTATGTCGTCGTGCCTCTGGAGGGCGGGCGGGAGATCGCCCAGGGCGGCGTGTACTCGTACTACGAGTTCAAGCAGCCGCGTGACCAGCGCTTGACCGATGACGAGTGGCGCGCCCAGCTGGACAATGACGCAGCGCCCCCGTCTCCGTCCTGGGCGGACCGGTTCTCGTTGGAGGGCGGCAGCCCGGCGGTGCCGTTGTTCTTCCGAACGGGCGATACCTACATTGTGACCGAGGCCGGCAAGGACCTGCGGTTGCGCCAATCGGCTTCGACTACGGCGCCAATCCTGGGCGTGCTGATGCCGGAGAGCTACATCACG
The sequence above is drawn from the Anaerolineales bacterium genome and encodes:
- a CDS encoding DUF3160 domain-containing protein; the protein is TGYVDRIYVVVPLEGGREIAQGGVYSYYEFKQPRDQRLTDDEWRAQLDNDAAPPSPSWADRFSLEGGSPAVPLFFRTGDTYIVTEAGKDLRLRQSASTTAPILGVLMPESYITIIDGPVEKDGYTWWKVSCEYCSFEGEASAEAGWVVEDQAWYVRSYRP